One stretch of Bradyrhizobium canariense DNA includes these proteins:
- a CDS encoding [protein-PII] uridylyltransferase — MDSVVIEARPEADERFDTARITAAVDALAEKHAGREDLFRAALAQMLKAEMTEARAVAQAVLLKDRHGRRCAERLCFMQDEIIRILFAAATRHLYHSPIPSGAERMAVVATGGYGRGLMAPESDIDLLFILPYKQTAWGEQVAEAILYCLWDMGLKVGHATRSVDESIRQARGDMTIRTAILETRFLTGDQPLYDELVDRFDKEVVQGTAAEFVTAKLAEREERHRRAGQSRYLVEPNVKDGKGGLRDLHTLFWIAKYVYRVRETDELLARGVFDAQEYRTFSRCADFLWSVRCNLHFVSGRAEERLSFDMQREIAVRLGYTSHPGMQDVERFMKHYFLIAKDVGDLTAILCAKLEDQQAKPAPVLSRMMARLRPSIKHRRVPDSDDFIVDNNRINLAAPDVFKHDPVNLIRIFRLAQKNNLAFHPDAMRTVTRSLKLVNTALREDPEANRLFMEILTSNDAEIVLRRMNETGVLGHFIRAFGKIVSMMQFNMYHHYTVDEHLIRCVGFLQDIERGGNEEFTVASDLMRKIRPEHRPVIYITTLLHDIAKGRPEDHSIAGAKVARRLCPRLGFNAADTELVAWLIEEHLTMSTVAQSRDLSDRKTIENFAAVVQSVEQMKLLTILTTADIRGVGPGVWNGWKAQLLRTLYYETEPVLTGGFSEVNRAQRLAVAQSEFRAAFSEWPEQELNAYIARHYPAYWLKVELPRKIRQARFMKANEQAGHKLAINVGFDEARGVTELTILAVDHPWLLSIIAGACASAGANIVDAQIYTTTDGRALDTIAITREYDRDEDEGRRATRIGEMIEDVLEGKLRLPEVVARRASARGRTRPFVVEPEVSINNQWSDRYTVIEVSGLDRPGLLYQLTTALSKLNLNIASAHVATFGERARDVFYVTDLLGAQINAPTRQAAIKSALIHLLANEEASAQPAA, encoded by the coding sequence ATGGACAGTGTCGTGATAGAGGCCCGCCCTGAAGCGGACGAACGTTTCGATACCGCGCGGATCACCGCCGCGGTCGACGCGCTCGCCGAAAAACATGCCGGGCGCGAGGATCTTTTCCGCGCTGCGCTGGCGCAGATGCTCAAAGCCGAAATGACCGAGGCCCGCGCGGTGGCGCAGGCGGTGCTGCTAAAAGATCGTCACGGACGCCGCTGCGCCGAACGGCTGTGTTTCATGCAGGATGAAATCATTCGCATCCTGTTTGCGGCGGCTACGCGTCATCTCTATCACTCGCCGATTCCCTCGGGCGCCGAGCGCATGGCCGTCGTTGCCACCGGCGGCTATGGCCGCGGATTGATGGCGCCGGAATCCGATATCGATCTCTTGTTCATCCTGCCCTACAAGCAAACCGCCTGGGGCGAACAGGTCGCCGAAGCCATTCTCTATTGCCTGTGGGACATGGGGTTGAAGGTCGGCCACGCCACGCGCTCGGTCGACGAATCGATCCGGCAGGCGCGCGGCGACATGACGATCCGCACCGCGATTCTCGAGACCCGGTTTCTGACCGGGGACCAGCCGCTTTACGACGAACTGGTTGATCGCTTCGACAAGGAAGTGGTGCAGGGCACGGCGGCCGAATTCGTCACCGCCAAGCTTGCCGAACGCGAAGAGCGTCATCGCCGTGCCGGACAGTCGCGCTATCTGGTCGAACCCAACGTCAAGGACGGCAAGGGCGGATTGCGCGATCTGCACACGCTGTTCTGGATCGCGAAATATGTTTACCGCGTGCGCGAGACCGACGAGTTGCTCGCGCGCGGCGTGTTCGACGCGCAGGAATACCGCACCTTTAGCCGCTGCGCGGATTTCCTGTGGTCGGTCCGCTGCAATCTCCATTTCGTCTCGGGCCGGGCGGAAGAGCGGCTGTCATTCGACATGCAGCGCGAGATCGCGGTCCGGCTTGGCTACACGTCGCATCCCGGCATGCAGGATGTCGAACGCTTCATGAAGCACTACTTCCTGATCGCCAAGGATGTCGGCGATCTCACCGCGATCCTGTGCGCCAAGCTGGAAGACCAGCAGGCCAAGCCGGCGCCGGTGCTCAGCCGCATGATGGCGCGGTTGCGGCCGAGCATAAAGCACCGTCGGGTGCCCGACAGCGATGATTTCATCGTCGACAACAACCGTATCAATCTCGCCGCGCCCGATGTCTTCAAGCACGATCCCGTCAACCTGATCCGGATCTTCCGCCTCGCGCAGAAGAACAATCTGGCGTTTCACCCCGATGCGATGCGCACGGTGACGCGGTCGCTGAAACTCGTCAACACGGCGCTGCGCGAGGATCCGGAAGCCAACCGGTTGTTCATGGAGATCCTGACCTCGAACGACGCGGAAATCGTGCTGCGGCGGATGAACGAAACCGGCGTGCTCGGTCATTTCATTCGCGCCTTCGGCAAGATCGTGTCGATGATGCAGTTCAACATGTACCACCACTATACGGTGGATGAACATCTGATCCGCTGCGTCGGCTTCCTGCAGGACATCGAACGCGGCGGCAATGAGGAATTCACCGTCGCCAGCGACCTGATGCGCAAGATCCGCCCGGAGCATCGTCCGGTCATCTACATCACCACGCTTTTGCATGACATCGCCAAGGGCCGCCCCGAGGATCACTCGATTGCCGGCGCCAAGGTGGCGCGGCGATTGTGCCCGCGGCTTGGATTCAATGCCGCCGATACCGAACTGGTGGCGTGGCTGATCGAAGAGCATCTGACCATGTCCACGGTGGCGCAATCGCGTGACCTCTCGGACCGCAAGACCATCGAGAATTTCGCCGCCGTCGTGCAATCAGTCGAGCAGATGAAGCTGCTGACGATCCTGACCACCGCCGATATCCGCGGCGTCGGCCCCGGCGTCTGGAACGGCTGGAAGGCGCAGCTTTTGCGCACGCTGTATTACGAAACCGAACCGGTGCTGACCGGAGGCTTCTCGGAGGTCAACCGCGCGCAGCGCCTGGCCGTGGCGCAGTCGGAATTCCGCGCCGCTTTCTCGGAGTGGCCGGAACAGGAACTCAACGCCTATATCGCACGGCACTATCCGGCGTACTGGCTCAAGGTCGAACTGCCGCGCAAGATTCGTCAAGCCCGCTTCATGAAGGCCAACGAACAGGCCGGCCACAAGCTCGCGATCAATGTCGGCTTCGACGAGGCGCGCGGCGTCACCGAATTAACGATCCTCGCCGTCGACCATCCCTGGCTGCTGTCGATCATCGCCGGCGCCTGTGCTTCCGCAGGCGCCAATATCGTCGACGCCCAGATTTACACCACGACCGACGGGCGCGCGCTCGACACCATCGCGATCACGCGGGAATACGACCGCGACGAGGACGAGGGCCGGCGCGCGACACGGATCGGCGAAATGATCGAGGACGTGCTGGAAGGCAAATTGCGCCTGCCCGAAGTGGTGGCGCGCCGCGCCTCGGCGCGCGGCAGGACACGTCCGTTCGTGGTCGAACCGGAAGTGAGCATCAACAATCAGTGGTCGGACCGCTACACCGTCATCGAGGTGTCCGGCCTCGACCGGCCCGGCCTGCTGTATCAACTGACCACCGCGCTTTCAAAGCTGAACCTCAACATCGCCTCCGCCCATGTCGCGACCTTCGGCGAGCGCGCCCGCGACGTGTTCTATGTCACCGACCTGCTCGGCGCGCAGATCAACGCGCCGACGCGGCAGGCCGCGATCAAGAGCGCGCTGATCCATTTGCTGGCCAACGAGGAAGCCTCGGCCCAACCGGCGGCGTGA
- a CDS encoding OsmC family protein, translating to MDAAELRATQAPIKERYKADPKSAVITLKAKGSIDNEGIACKVETGRALAVAGLHPATGGSGLELCSGDMLLEALVACAGVTLKSVATAIEVPLKSGNVVAEGDLDFRGTLGVDKEAPVGFAEIRLRFDVDTDAPQDKLDLLLKLTERYCVVYQTIKNGPKVSVTMQRV from the coding sequence ATGGACGCTGCCGAACTCCGCGCCACCCAAGCTCCGATCAAGGAACGCTACAAGGCCGATCCGAAGTCCGCCGTCATTACGCTGAAAGCCAAGGGCTCGATCGACAACGAAGGCATCGCCTGCAAGGTCGAAACCGGCCGCGCGCTCGCGGTCGCAGGCCTCCATCCCGCCACCGGCGGTTCCGGGCTTGAATTGTGCTCCGGCGACATGCTGCTCGAGGCGCTGGTCGCCTGCGCCGGAGTCACGCTGAAATCGGTCGCGACCGCGATCGAAGTACCGTTGAAAAGCGGGAACGTGGTGGCCGAAGGCGATCTGGATTTTCGCGGCACGCTCGGCGTCGACAAGGAGGCGCCGGTGGGCTTTGCCGAAATCCGGCTGCGTTTCGACGTCGATACCGACGCGCCGCAGGACAAGCTGGACCTGCTGTTGAAACTCACCGAACGCTATTGCGTGGTCTACCAGACCATCAAGAATGGCCCGAAAGTTTCGGTGACGATGCAGCGGGTGTGA
- a CDS encoding transglycosylase domain-containing protein, which yields MAWGRKKSGGRKEPQFGLGASLAELRLGPQDRIPNSESKPKKSSVKRKVDDDDDDDPPPERKPRPSRSGARRRSKSRISISRLCYWGAVLGLWTAIAVVGVVVWVGAHLPPIQSLEIPKRPPTIQIVGLDGSVLATRGEMAGANVALKDLPPYLPKAFIAIEDRRFYSHYGVDPWGILRAAVANLLHRGVSQGGSTLTQQLAKNLFLTQERTIQRKLQEAELAFWLERKHSKNEILELYLNRVYFGSGAYGVEAAAQRYFGKSAKNVTLAEAAMLAGLVKSPSRLAPNRNPEGAEKRAQTVLAAMADAKFITEAQAQASIGHPAYSVKPAGAGTINYVADWIGEVLDDLVGQIDQDIVVETSIDPKLQSIAEAAVIDELAAKSVKFNVSQGALVAMTPDGAVRAMVGGRNYAESQYNRAVTAKRQPGSAFKPFVYLTAIEAGLTPDTIRPDAPLNIKGWKPENFEHEYLGAVTLTQALAMSLNTVAVRVGLEVGPNNVVRTAHRLGISSKLEPNASIALGTSEVSLTELVGAYVPFANGGQGITPHVVLKIRTSSGKVLYARQPDQLGQVIDPRNVAMMNTMMQETLLNGTARKADIPGWMAAGKTGTSQDFRDAWFIGYTARLVTGVWLGNDDNSPTKKATGGGLPVEVWTRFMRAAHQGVPVATLPTSQGGGGLLSNLAQAASQISEPTAQAPLAPLPATGANRPAPTRTSARPEAAAGLDGWLMERLFGGNR from the coding sequence ATGGCGTGGGGACGGAAAAAAAGCGGTGGACGCAAGGAGCCGCAATTCGGGCTCGGCGCATCGCTGGCCGAGTTGCGCCTCGGTCCGCAGGACCGCATCCCAAACAGCGAAAGCAAGCCGAAGAAATCATCCGTCAAACGCAAGGTTGATGACGACGACGACGATGATCCGCCGCCCGAGCGCAAGCCGCGGCCAAGCCGCAGCGGCGCCAGGCGCCGCTCGAAATCGCGCATCAGCATCTCCCGTCTGTGCTACTGGGGCGCGGTGCTCGGCCTGTGGACCGCGATCGCGGTCGTGGGCGTCGTCGTCTGGGTCGGCGCACATCTGCCACCGATCCAGTCGCTGGAAATTCCAAAACGGCCGCCGACGATCCAGATCGTCGGGCTCGACGGCAGCGTGCTGGCAACGCGCGGCGAAATGGCCGGCGCCAATGTCGCGCTAAAGGATCTGCCGCCCTATCTGCCCAAAGCCTTCATTGCGATCGAGGACCGGCGTTTCTATTCGCACTATGGCGTCGATCCCTGGGGCATCCTGCGCGCGGCGGTCGCGAATCTCCTGCATCGCGGCGTATCGCAGGGCGGCTCGACCCTGACACAGCAGCTCGCCAAGAACCTGTTCCTGACCCAGGAACGCACCATCCAGCGCAAATTGCAGGAGGCCGAGCTCGCGTTCTGGCTGGAGCGCAAGCATTCCAAGAACGAGATCCTCGAACTCTATCTCAATCGGGTTTATTTCGGCTCCGGCGCCTATGGCGTCGAGGCGGCCGCACAGCGCTATTTCGGCAAATCCGCGAAGAACGTGACGCTGGCCGAAGCCGCGATGCTTGCGGGCCTCGTCAAATCGCCGTCGCGCCTGGCGCCGAACCGCAATCCCGAAGGCGCCGAAAAGCGCGCCCAGACCGTGCTCGCCGCGATGGCGGATGCCAAGTTCATCACGGAAGCCCAGGCGCAGGCCTCAATCGGGCATCCGGCTTACAGCGTGAAGCCGGCCGGCGCCGGCACCATTAATTACGTCGCGGACTGGATCGGCGAAGTGCTCGACGATCTGGTCGGCCAGATCGATCAGGACATCGTGGTCGAAACCTCGATCGACCCGAAGCTGCAGAGCATCGCCGAAGCCGCTGTCATCGACGAACTCGCGGCGAAAAGCGTGAAATTTAATGTCAGCCAGGGCGCACTGGTGGCAATGACACCTGACGGCGCCGTGCGCGCCATGGTCGGCGGCCGCAATTATGCCGAGAGCCAGTACAACCGCGCGGTGACCGCGAAGCGTCAGCCGGGCTCGGCGTTCAAACCCTTTGTCTACCTGACCGCGATCGAAGCCGGCCTGACGCCGGACACGATCCGGCCGGACGCGCCGCTGAATATCAAGGGTTGGAAGCCCGAGAACTTCGAGCACGAATATCTCGGCGCCGTCACGCTGACCCAGGCGCTGGCGATGTCGCTCAATACCGTCGCGGTGCGGGTCGGACTGGAAGTCGGCCCCAATAATGTGGTCCGTACCGCGCACCGGCTCGGCATTTCATCCAAGCTCGAGCCCAACGCCTCGATTGCACTGGGCACCTCGGAGGTGTCGCTCACCGAACTGGTCGGCGCCTATGTGCCGTTTGCCAATGGCGGCCAAGGCATCACCCCGCATGTCGTGCTCAAGATCCGCACCAGCAGCGGCAAGGTGCTGTACGCGCGTCAGCCAGACCAGCTAGGCCAAGTCATCGACCCGCGCAACGTCGCGATGATGAACACGATGATGCAGGAGACATTGCTGAACGGTACCGCGCGCAAGGCGGATATCCCGGGCTGGATGGCCGCCGGTAAGACCGGCACCAGCCAGGATTTCCGCGACGCCTGGTTCATCGGCTACACCGCCAGGCTCGTGACCGGCGTCTGGCTCGGCAATGACGATAATTCCCCGACCAAGAAGGCAACCGGCGGCGGATTGCCGGTGGAGGTCTGGACCCGCTTCATGCGCGCGGCCCATCAAGGCGTGCCAGTCGCAACGCTGCCGACTTCACAAGGCGGAGGAGGCTTGCTCTCAAACCTTGCCCAGGCGGCATCGCAGATCAGCGAGCCGACAGCGCAGGCGCCGCTCGCGCCGTTGCCGGCAACCGGTGCCAACCGGCCGGCGCCGACACGAACCTCGGCGCGTCCGGAAGCAGCCGCGGGACTCGATGGCTGGCTGATGGAACGGCTGTTCGGCGGTAACCGCTAA
- a CDS encoding aliphatic sulfonate ABC transporter substrate-binding protein, whose protein sequence is MPRISRRGLAAFIAIWSLMSGRAFAADALKEIHIDWATYNPVSMVLKQKGLLEKEFAKDGISIVWVQSAGSNKALEFLNAGSIDFGSTAGSAALVARINGNPIKSIYVYSRPEWTALVTGKDSKIATVADLKGKRVAVTRGTDPHIFLVRALLGAGLSEKDITPVLLQHADGKTALIRGDVDAWAGLDPMMAQAEVEDGARLFFRDPAANTWGILNVREQFLKDHPDVVRRVLATYEEARKYSVANYDDLKKTFIAVTKLPDNVVDKQLKERTDLSYNRIGAPQRESILAAGLALQQAGVIDAKTDVKAALDGLIDDQVPLPTN, encoded by the coding sequence ATGCCCAGGATTTCACGGCGCGGCCTGGCCGCGTTCATTGCCATCTGGTCGCTGATGTCAGGCCGCGCTTTCGCCGCCGACGCGCTCAAGGAAATCCATATCGATTGGGCGACTTACAATCCGGTGTCGATGGTCCTCAAGCAAAAGGGCCTGCTGGAAAAGGAATTCGCCAAGGACGGCATCAGCATCGTCTGGGTGCAGTCGGCTGGTTCCAACAAGGCGCTGGAGTTCCTCAACGCCGGCTCGATCGATTTCGGTTCGACCGCGGGCTCCGCGGCGCTGGTCGCCAGGATCAACGGCAATCCGATCAAGTCGATCTACGTCTATTCGCGGCCAGAATGGACGGCCTTGGTGACGGGTAAGGATTCGAAGATCGCAACCGTCGCCGACCTCAAGGGCAAGCGCGTCGCGGTGACCCGCGGAACCGATCCGCATATTTTCCTGGTGCGCGCGCTGCTCGGCGCGGGCTTGAGCGAAAAGGACATTACGCCGGTGCTGCTGCAGCATGCCGACGGCAAGACCGCGCTGATCCGTGGCGATGTCGATGCGTGGGCAGGGCTCGATCCCATGATGGCGCAGGCCGAGGTCGAAGACGGCGCTCGGCTGTTCTTCAGGGATCCGGCCGCCAACACCTGGGGCATCCTCAATGTGCGCGAGCAGTTCCTGAAGGACCATCCGGATGTGGTCCGCCGCGTGCTCGCAACTTATGAGGAAGCGCGCAAATATTCGGTGGCGAACTACGACGACCTGAAGAAGACCTTCATCGCCGTCACCAAATTGCCGGATAATGTGGTCGACAAGCAGCTCAAGGAGCGCACCGATCTCAGCTACAACCGCATTGGGGCGCCGCAGCGCGAGTCCATCCTCGCTGCGGGTCTGGCGCTGCAGCAGGCCGGCGTGATCGACGCCAAGACCGACGTCAAGGCCGCGCTCGATGGCCTGATCGACGATCAGGTTCCGCTGCCGACGAATTGA
- a CDS encoding ABC transporter permease, whose protein sequence is MAMTVELSTLEQAENAARPAPSGRLRRWARPALGLLLPVGLALVWELVVWLGLSNGRLVPPPSKIFATIVELARSGELARHIVATLTRVFVGFGLGVVAGTLLGAVSGYWGPARRLLDPTVQALRAIPSIAWVPLFILWLGIFETSKVALIAVGVFFPVYLGVMGAILSVDRNIVEVGRTFRLSGPAMIRRILLPAVLPAYVVALRVGLGLGWMFVVAAEFMGASEGLGYLLIDGQQLGKPAQILAAIVIFAILGKTTDWLIEIAFAPLLRWQDAFGRQGGAA, encoded by the coding sequence ATGGCCATGACGGTTGAACTTTCCACGCTTGAACAGGCCGAAAATGCTGCGAGGCCCGCGCCATCCGGACGCCTGCGGCGTTGGGCGCGGCCGGCGCTGGGGCTGTTGCTGCCGGTCGGGTTGGCGCTGGTATGGGAGCTCGTCGTCTGGCTCGGCCTGTCCAACGGCCGGCTGGTGCCGCCGCCGAGCAAGATCTTTGCAACCATTGTCGAACTGGCGCGGAGCGGGGAGCTCGCGCGCCACATCGTGGCCACCTTGACGCGGGTGTTCGTGGGCTTCGGCCTTGGCGTGGTGGCGGGCACGCTGCTTGGCGCGGTCTCCGGTTATTGGGGCCCGGCGCGGAGGCTGCTCGATCCCACCGTGCAGGCGCTGCGCGCGATCCCCTCGATCGCCTGGGTGCCGCTGTTCATCCTGTGGCTTGGCATCTTCGAAACATCAAAGGTCGCGCTGATCGCGGTCGGCGTGTTCTTTCCGGTCTATCTCGGCGTGATGGGCGCGATTCTCTCGGTCGATCGCAATATCGTGGAGGTCGGGCGCACCTTTCGCTTGAGCGGGCCGGCGATGATCCGCCGCATCCTGCTGCCCGCGGTATTGCCGGCCTATGTCGTGGCGCTTCGGGTCGGCCTGGGGCTCGGCTGGATGTTCGTGGTCGCCGCCGAGTTCATGGGCGCATCCGAAGGGCTCGGCTATCTCCTGATCGATGGCCAGCAGCTCGGCAAGCCCGCGCAAATTCTGGCGGCGATCGTCATCTTCGCGATTCTGGGCAAGACCACCGACTGGCTGATCGAAATTGCCTTTGCGCCATTGTTGCGCTGGCAGGACGCGTTCGGCCGCCAGGGCGGAGCGGCCTGA
- a CDS encoding DUF1304 domain-containing protein, producing MIWIANLLVALVAALHLYFLVLEMFLWTKPLGLKTFRNSPEKAVDSAVLAANQGLYNGFLAAGLIWGLVQSVPAFAFEIKVFFLLCVIVAGVYGAATVSRRILFVQAAPAAIALILLLLA from the coding sequence ATGATCTGGATCGCCAATCTTTTGGTGGCGCTGGTCGCAGCGCTGCATCTGTATTTTCTGGTGCTGGAGATGTTCCTCTGGACCAAGCCGCTGGGCCTGAAGACGTTTCGTAACTCGCCCGAGAAAGCGGTCGACTCCGCGGTGCTCGCCGCCAATCAGGGGCTCTATAACGGCTTTCTGGCCGCCGGGCTGATCTGGGGGCTGGTTCAGTCCGTTCCGGCCTTCGCCTTCGAGATCAAGGTATTCTTCCTGCTCTGTGTCATCGTGGCCGGCGTCTACGGCGCCGCGACGGTCAGCCGCAGGATCCTGTTCGTGCAGGCCGCGCCCGCCGCCATCGCATTGATTCTGCTTTTATTGGCATAA
- a CDS encoding ABC transporter substrate-binding protein: MRNGIFRLLTGTAVAIALSASSAYAQKKYDGGASDTEIKIGQTVPFSGPASAYATIGKAQAAYIKMINDQGGVNGRKINLIQYDDAYSPPKAVEQVRKLVESDEVLLTFQIIGTPSNAAVQKYLNAKKVPQLFAATGASKFTDPKNFPWTMGFNPNYFVEGRIYGQYILKTYPNAKVGVLYQNDDLGKDYLNGLKAGLGDKAAAMIVAEASYEVSDPTVDSQILKLRDAGADLFFSASTPKQAAQAIKKNAEMGWHPVHIVDINATSVGAVMQPAGLEAAKGVISVNYGKDPLDPAWKDDPGMKRYFDFMAKYYPEGDKNSNFNTYGYATTQLLVHVLKQCGDDLTRENVMKQAASLKDVTTDIALPGIKANTSPTDYRVNKQLQMMKFNGERWELFGPILEDTAAAG, encoded by the coding sequence ATGAGGAACGGCATTTTTCGTCTGCTTACCGGAACGGCGGTTGCGATCGCGCTGTCGGCATCATCGGCCTACGCGCAAAAGAAGTATGACGGCGGCGCCAGCGATACCGAGATCAAGATCGGCCAGACGGTGCCGTTCAGCGGGCCGGCCTCGGCGTATGCCACCATCGGCAAGGCGCAGGCGGCCTATATCAAGATGATCAACGATCAGGGCGGCGTGAACGGCCGCAAGATCAACCTGATCCAGTACGACGATGCCTACAGCCCGCCCAAGGCGGTCGAACAGGTGCGCAAGCTGGTCGAGAGCGACGAGGTGCTGCTCACCTTCCAGATCATCGGCACGCCCTCCAACGCTGCGGTGCAGAAATATCTCAACGCGAAAAAGGTGCCGCAACTGTTTGCCGCCACCGGCGCGTCGAAATTCACCGACCCGAAGAACTTCCCCTGGACCATGGGTTTCAACCCCAACTATTTCGTCGAGGGGCGGATCTACGGCCAGTACATTCTCAAGACCTATCCGAACGCCAAGGTCGGCGTGCTCTATCAGAACGACGATCTCGGCAAGGACTATCTGAACGGCCTCAAGGCCGGTCTCGGCGACAAGGCTGCCGCCATGATCGTGGCCGAAGCCTCCTACGAAGTCTCCGACCCCACCGTCGATTCGCAGATCCTCAAGCTGAGGGACGCCGGCGCCGACCTGTTCTTCAGCGCGTCGACACCGAAGCAGGCCGCGCAGGCGATCAAGAAGAACGCCGAAATGGGCTGGCATCCGGTGCATATCGTCGACATCAACGCCACCTCGGTTGGTGCTGTGATGCAGCCGGCGGGCCTGGAGGCCGCCAAGGGCGTGATCAGCGTCAACTACGGCAAGGATCCGCTCGATCCGGCCTGGAAAGACGATCCGGGCATGAAGAGGTATTTCGACTTCATGGCGAAGTACTATCCGGAAGGTGACAAGAACTCCAACTTCAACACCTACGGCTATGCGACCACGCAGCTCCTGGTACATGTGCTCAAGCAGTGCGGTGACGACCTGACGCGGGAGAACGTCATGAAGCAGGCGGCCTCGCTGAAGGACGTCACGACCGACATCGCGCTGCCGGGCATCAAGGCCAACACGTCGCCGACCGACTACCGGGTCAACAAGCAGCTTCAGATGATGAAGTTCAACGGCGAGCGCTGGGAACTGTTCGGCCCGATCCTGGAGGATACCGCCGCGGCTGGTTGA
- a CDS encoding ABC transporter ATP-binding protein: MLVLDRLSKTYPNGVNALERFSAEIRQGEIVAIIGGSGCGKSTLLRAIAGLDRATSGTVTIDDIAITGPHAKIGIIFQEPRLLPWLSVADNIGFGLSDMPAGVRREKVARALARVGLADKAKAWPRELSGGQAQRVAIARALVPQPEVLLLDEPFSALDAFTRRDLQDHLLDLWADTRPTLVLVTHDVDEAVVLADRIFVMRPRPGRLFEEININLARPRDRNSPLFDNFKRRVLTALDRSLDRTVSDSGAKSTAGEAMWW; encoded by the coding sequence ATGCTGGTGCTCGATCGCCTGAGCAAAACCTATCCGAACGGCGTCAATGCGCTGGAGCGTTTCTCGGCCGAGATCAGGCAAGGAGAGATCGTCGCCATCATCGGCGGCTCCGGCTGCGGAAAGTCGACGCTGCTGCGCGCCATCGCCGGCCTCGACCGCGCCACGTCAGGTACGGTGACGATCGATGATATCGCGATAACTGGCCCGCACGCCAAGATCGGCATCATCTTTCAGGAGCCGAGGCTGCTGCCGTGGCTCAGCGTCGCCGACAATATCGGATTCGGCTTGTCGGATATGCCGGCCGGGGTTCGCCGCGAGAAGGTTGCGCGCGCGCTGGCGCGGGTCGGTCTTGCCGACAAAGCCAAGGCTTGGCCGCGCGAATTATCCGGCGGGCAGGCGCAGCGCGTCGCGATCGCACGCGCGCTGGTGCCGCAGCCGGAAGTGCTGCTGCTGGACGAGCCATTCTCGGCGCTCGATGCATTCACGCGGCGGGATTTGCAGGACCATCTGCTCGACCTGTGGGCCGACACAAGACCGACGCTGGTGCTGGTCACGCATGATGTCGATGAAGCCGTGGTGCTGGCCGACCGTATCTTCGTGATGCGGCCGCGGCCGGGCCGTCTGTTTGAGGAAATCAATATCAACCTGGCGCGGCCCCGCGATCGCAATTCGCCGCTGTTCGACAATTTCAAGCGCCGCGTGCTGACGGCGCTCGATCGCTCGCTCGACCGCACGGTGTCCGACAGCGGGGCCAAATCGACCGCCGGCGAGGCGATGTGGTGGTGA